The sequence below is a genomic window from Clostridium putrefaciens.
ATATTTCCTCATCAATGTAATTATAAACTCTCTCATCTATCCCCTCATAATGTCCACATAAAAAGATAATATTTTCTTCCTTTGATAAATCATTGGCCTTAGATTGTGTAAAAGTTGTACCTTTAGGCCCTAAAAATATTACCCTGCCTCCATTGTTTTCTTTAACATGCTTTATGCAATCAACAATGGGTTGCGGAGACATGACCATACCAGCTCCACCGCCATAAGGATAATCATCTACCTTCTTGTGCTTATTTTCTGTAAAGTCCCTTATATTAAAGCAATTTATATCTATAATTCCCTTTTCTCTAGCTTTGGCTAATATACTATGATTGAATACACTAAACATCTCTGGAAACAATGTTAGGATATCAATCTTCATATTGCCACTCCTTTATAGGTCTTATAATAATCTTATGAGAATCTATATCTACATCAAGTACTATATCTTTTAAGGCTGGTATCAAAACCTCTTTTTCATCTTTAATCCAATATACATCATTGCTACCTGTTTTAATTACATCATATATCTTTCCTATTTTGTTTTCTAATGTATCATATACTGTACAGGATAATAAGTCTGTCACAAAATAACTGTCTTTTGGAAGTCTAACTGCTTCTTCCCTTTTTATTTGGATATATTTATTTCTTAAACTTTCTGCACCTTCCATAGTATCAATACCTTCTATTTTAAGTATAACCCTATCAACTTGCATCTTACACCAAACTATAGTTTTCTCATTTCCATCTACATATACATTTTTCAATTTCCTAAATCTCTTCATATCATCTGTTAGAGGAATTACTTTAACTTCCCCTTTTACCCCATGAGGTTTACTTATTTGACCTACGGATAAATAATCTTCCACATATTCACCACCAAACGTAATTTAATCAAAAAGAGCTAGGAATAACCCTAACTCTGCCTTGAAAATATCTTATATAATTTCAACAATTACTCTTTTATTTTCTTTAATTGCTGCGGCTTTTACAACGGTTCTTATAGCTTTTGCTATGCGACCTTGTTTCCCTATAACTTTTCCCATATCACCTTCGGCAACTTTTAATTCTAAAATTATAGATTGCTCTCCAGTTACTTCACTTACTTGTACCATCTCAGGATTATCAACTAATGATTTAGCTATTATTTCAACTAATTCTTTCATAAAGATTCTGCTATAAGACCTTATAAAAACCTTAAGCAGAAATCACCTCCCAAGTATTACTTTGAAAGTTTATCGTTTATTCCAGCCTTTACAAAAAGCTTTTTAACTGTATCTGATGGTTGTGCTCCATTACTTATCCATTTAGCTGCCTTTTCTTCATCAATTTTGATTACTTTTGGCTCTGATATTGGATTGTAATATCCTATTTCTTCTATAAACTTTCCATCTCTTGGGCTTCTTGAATCAGCTACTACAACTCTAT
It includes:
- the trmD gene encoding tRNA (guanosine(37)-N1)-methyltransferase TrmD → MKIDILTLFPEMFSVFNHSILAKAREKGIIDINCFNIRDFTENKHKKVDDYPYGGGAGMVMSPQPIVDCIKHVKENNGGRVIFLGPKGTTFTQSKANDLSKEENIIFLCGHYEGIDERVYNYIDEEISLGDFILTGGEMAAIPVIDSICRLVPGVLSSSSSYEDESFYNGLLEYPQYTRPEVFNGERVPEVLISGHHENIRKWRKTMSLLLTKKNRLDLFKKFSLSKEDIKLLKNIDKL
- the rimM gene encoding ribosome maturation factor RimM (Essential for efficient processing of 16S rRNA), which codes for MEDYLSVGQISKPHGVKGEVKVIPLTDDMKRFRKLKNVYVDGNEKTIVWCKMQVDRVILKIEGIDTMEGAESLRNKYIQIKREEAVRLPKDSYFVTDLLSCTVYDTLENKIGKIYDVIKTGSNDVYWIKDEKEVLIPALKDIVLDVDIDSHKIIIRPIKEWQYED
- a CDS encoding KH domain-containing protein; the encoded protein is MKELVEIIAKSLVDNPEMVQVSEVTGEQSIILELKVAEGDMGKVIGKQGRIAKAIRTVVKAAAIKENKRVIVEII
- the rpsP gene encoding 30S ribosomal protein S16, giving the protein MAVKIRLKRMGAKKTPFYRVVVADSRSPRDGKFIEEIGYYNPISEPKVIKIDEEKAAKWISNGAQPSDTVKKLFVKAGINDKLSK